In the Rhizobium sp. SSA_523 genome, GAGCCGGCTCTTCACGGTACCGACCGCGCAGTCGCAAATCTCGGCAGCGGATTCATAGCTTTCACCCAGGATGGCAACAAGCGTCAGCACTTCCCGGTAATGCGGCGGCAGACGGGTCAGCGCCTGCTGCACTTCCCGTGCCCGGGCCTGCACCTCCTGCGTCGCCTCCATCGGGCTGTCGCCGGAGACACATTCCTCCAACCCGGGAGCCTCGCGCCCCAGAACCTTGGCGCGGGTGTAAAAGGTGTTGCGCATGATCGTGAAGAGCCAGGATTTCAGCTTGGTCCCCGGCTCGAACTTGTCGAGATTGGCCAAGGCTTTCATCAAGGTTTCCTGCACAAGGTCGTCCGCATCGGACGTGTTCCGGCAGAATGTGCGGGCAAAGGCACGGAGGGCGGGGATGAGTCTGACAATGTCTGCGCGGGCAGGGTCGCGACTCAACTGTGTATCAGGCACCGTTGCAAACCTCTCCAAACATCTTGGGATGGGTGACGGTGGCAAACGTCGGGTTCGTCCGTTTGGTTCCGCGCCCGGCGACCGATCTGCGGTTGTTTGCTCTGGCGCTCACGCCTTTGTCCGATAGGGAACAAAAACCACCGGATTCCGGTTGAATCGCCTTCAATGGAGGGATGATCGTGGCAGCGCGCGCAAACTGGAGAGGTTACCTGACTTTGGGAGAGCTCAGCTGTTCGGTCGGGCTCTATACGGCAGCATCCACATCGGACCGCGTGTCCTTCCATATCATCAACCGCAAGACCGGCAATCGCGTCCAGCGGCAAATGGTCGACAGCGAGACAGGCGACGAGGTGGAGCGGGACGAGATCGTCAAAGGCTATGAAATGGCGAATGGCGATTACGTCGTGCTTGATCCGGAGGAAATCAAATCCGTGGTGCCGGACAGCGACAAGACGCTGGCGATGGAAACCTTCATCCCCTGCTCCGACATCAACACGCTATATCTGGATCGGCCTTATTATCTTGCCCCCAGCGACGAGACCGCGGCGGAAGTCTTCAGCCTCATCCGTCAGGGGCTTGAGGCCAAGGGGGTGGCGGCGCTGGCGCGCACCGTTCTCTTCCGCCGCTTGCGCACGCTCTTGATCAGGCCGCACGATGACGGGCTGATCGCCGCAACCCTGAATTACGAATATGAGGTGCGATCGGCCGACGAGGTCTTCGATACGATCGACGATATCAAGATCGAAGGCGAGATGCTCGACCTGGCGCAGCATATCATCGACACCAAGCGTGGACGTTTCGATCCCGCCGCCTTCGACGATCGCTACGAAACGGCGCTGCAGGAACTGGTGAAGGCGAAGATCGAGGGCCGCAAGATCAAGAAGCCTGCCCCGCCGAAGGAAACCAATGTGACCAGCCTGATGGAGGCTTTGCGCCTCAGCGTCGGCGGCGATGGTTCTGCAACGAAATCCACTGGCAAAGGGAACAGTAGCAAAGAGACCGGTGGCAAGGCAGCCGGCAAATCGAAAGCCAAGGCGAAGGCGTCCGCCGGCAAGGCGAAGGCCGCCAGCAGCAAGGCAAAAGCGACGGGAAGCAGCCGTAAATCGGCCACCGCCGGCAGCAGCGCATCGGCGCGCAAGAAGGCAAGCTAGAGCCAACCTCAATCAATGAGACCTAGGCCCGCGGTTCGTTCCTGGAGAGCAGTAGGGGCGGCGACCGATGCTCAAGGCTGCCTCAGCGACCGGGGCTGCGAGTTTTGCCGCTCTTCTCCAGACTCTTCTTCAAGGCGCTCATAATGTCGATGACATTGTCGCGGCGCTCCGGCTCGGCGGGTTTGCTGACCGTCTTGCCCTTCTTGCGCTTTTTCTTGCGATTGTCGATCAGCTCGAGCAGAGCCTCCTGCACGGGATCATCCGCCATGCAGGGATCCCATTCCTTGGTCCGCTCCGAAATCAGCTTTTTCATCAGGGTGAGTTGGCGCGTGTCCGGCTTGGTCTTTTTGTCTAGGCTGGCCAAGGCCTCGGCATCGCGCACCTCTTCGCCATAGCGCAACGTCCATACCACGATACCCTTGTCGCGCGGCACCAGCATGACCGCCCTTTCCCGGCGATACATGACCAGCCGTGCAATGCCCGCCGTGCCCGTCGCGGCCATGGCCTCGCGAATGACGGAGAAGGCTTCCTCGCTGACCTTGTCGTCCGGCGACAGGAAATGCGGCCTGTCATACCAGATCCAGGCTATGTCCGAGGCGGGTACGAAGGTCTCGATATTGATGGTGCGGGTGCTTTCCAGCCCCACATCCTCCAGCTCC is a window encoding:
- a CDS encoding Ku protein, coding for MAPRVFWKGYLKLSLVTCRVTMTPAVSESGKVRFHNLNSQTQNRVLSRYVDSVTGKPVDEEDQVKGYERGEEDYVLFEEEELEDVGLESTRTINIETFVPASDIAWIWYDRPHFLSPDDKVSEEAFSVIREAMAATGTAGIARLVMYRRERAVMLVPRDKGIVVWTLRYGEEVRDAEALASLDKKTKPDTRQLTLMKKLISERTKEWDPCMADDPVQEALLELIDNRKKKRKKGKTVSKPAEPERRDNVIDIMSALKKSLEKSGKTRSPGR
- a CDS encoding sigma-70 family RNA polymerase sigma factor — its product is MSRDPARADIVRLIPALRAFARTFCRNTSDADDLVQETLMKALANLDKFEPGTKLKSWLFTIMRNTFYTRAKVLGREAPGLEECVSGDSPMEATQEVQARAREVQQALTRLPPHYREVLTLVAILGESYESAAEICDCAVGTVKSRLNRARHQILQELGEE
- a CDS encoding Ku protein, producing MVAARANWRGYLTLGELSCSVGLYTAASTSDRVSFHIINRKTGNRVQRQMVDSETGDEVERDEIVKGYEMANGDYVVLDPEEIKSVVPDSDKTLAMETFIPCSDINTLYLDRPYYLAPSDETAAEVFSLIRQGLEAKGVAALARTVLFRRLRTLLIRPHDDGLIAATLNYEYEVRSADEVFDTIDDIKIEGEMLDLAQHIIDTKRGRFDPAAFDDRYETALQELVKAKIEGRKIKKPAPPKETNVTSLMEALRLSVGGDGSATKSTGKGNSSKETGGKAAGKSKAKAKASAGKAKAASSKAKATGSSRKSATAGSSASARKKAS